In Clavibacter phaseoli, the DNA window CACAAGGTCGGCGTGCGCGGCCGAATCTCCGCCGAGCTGATGGCCCTGTTCCGCGACCGCTAAACCCCCTGCCGCCCGCCCTAGTCGGGAGGCAGAACCCGCATCGCGGTGTCCTTCGTGGGCCAAGCAACTTCTCGCAAACCAGTTCGCTTACCTAATATTGCTGTTGCTTTCATATACATAACAACGGCCGAGTCGATAGCGAAAGCGACCGTACTAAGGTCAGCTGAAATGTTAACAGTGAGCGTTCCGTCCGCTTCGCTTTTCTCAGGCCGATTTACAGTGGACATGCGGAGCGTTCCCGAAAGGGATGGATGAGTCAGTCCCGACAAGATCCCATAAGTGCCCCGAAGTTGCCCCACAGGCAGGCCCACAAAATCAGCAGTGTCGCCGATGATTGGGCCGAATCCCGGGCGATCGACAATTTCTATATCTAGCGCATCAGCAACCTTATTGAGCAGTTCCTTTCTTCTTTTTACGATACGGGCGTTCTTGCGGAGCATTTCAGCTTTGAACGATCGAGCCTCTTTAGTATCTTCATCATAAGCACCTATTACCGCCCTGATATTCGTGTCGTCGTAAATCATATCGGCCCATCTCACTGACAGTGCTCGACTGCGTCGAATGCGCGGATCATCAGGACTTAACAACCAGACGGCTAGGGCCGACGCCTCAAGAGCAGACCGCATCAAGGGATATATCCCGACAATAGGAACGCGTAGAGCCCCATCATCGTCAAGAACTAACCGCGCAGTCGCAAGAACATCTGCCGCGTTGGTGAGACAGTTGGCGACGACATGGCTGAGATGGTAGGGCTCGAGCGCTTTGTCATCGAGTGTCAGCGGATATCCAGGGTTTGCAAGATTTGTAGGTATAGCACTCTTTGCATGCTCCGCTATGTCTTCTAATATGAGGAGCTGGTGAGCAATACGGGCGCGAGAATCGCGATCAGACACTGTCTCTCCTCGTGGTGCGCCTTGGGGGCATAGGCACCCCTCGGCACCCTCAAGTCCTCATTATCCGCGCTTTGACTTAGTGCAGCGCTTGTCGGCAGTCCTATCTATGCTCATCGACGAGCGTGGCCGGATGCTCCCACATCGACAAGATCGACGAAGGAGACCACCCGGTGAGCAAGGTCAAGAGCAAACTCGACGGCATCGACAGCCTCGTCCGCAGCACAGGACAGCACCCCTGGGCGCACCTCGAGGCCGGCTACTGGCGGGTGCAGGTCGAGGACCACCCCGTCCTCGGGTACGTGATGCGACTCCGGGCAGAGATCGGGGACACGTTCACGTTCGAGATCTACGCGGACGCGCGGAACGCGCGCGGGCAACGGATCTGGATCCGCCGCGAGGAGTCGTTGAACTCCGCGGTGGCGTGGATGATGCAGAACAGCGGCAGACTGAACGCGTTCGCCGGGCAGGACTCGGCCACGGCTCCGGCGGCCGTTGACGAGCGGGACGAGCCGAAGTCGGGCGCTTAGCTGACGAGCCGGTCGTAGAGGATCACGTGCTCGTCCGGGATCATCTTGCCGAGCTGCTCGACAGCCTCCCAGGACGAGGCGGAATCGACCGCGACGAGGTCCGCGGTGCTCTCCATGCGGGGTCGGTGGGCGAGCTCGTAGGTCATCTACCGACCATGCGCCGACGTCAAACACCCCGGCCGAAGCAGAGAGAGCCGGCGGCCGGGGGGCCGGTCTATTGGGCGTTTACTCCCCCGTCGGCGTCACCCGAGGGCGGAGCTGCCGGGTGACTACGGTGCTCGCGGACGACCAGGACATCGACCAGCTCAAGGAGCACGCCCTGGCAGGATGCGACCGACCCGAACGAGTTGCACCGAGGAGCCTGACGCCGCGCCCCACGACGCGTCAGGCTCCTCCCCCTCAGATGCCGAAACAAATCGGATGAGGTACCTGGGCGAAGAACGCACAAAATACGGCCGGCTGACGCCTTGCCATCGATGGCACTTCCACGCTCGCCGCTCGGGTACCCTCGCGCTGCCCGTTGAGGGATGGGTCAGCGGGACAGGCCTTCGACGACGTAGCGGCGCTCGATCAGCGACGTGATCCGCCCCCACTCGCTGCTCGCCACACGAGCCTGGTGTGCCCGGAACACCTCCTCACCCTCGAAGTGCTCCTCCACGCGCCACACCAGAGGATCGATCGTCTGTGTGACCTCGAAGGCGAGGCACCCGGGCTCTGCGCGCGTCAACTTGACGTGTTGCGGCAGATTCTGGACGACGAGATCCCTCTCTTCGCAGTTCTTGCACACGAGTTGGCCGGTCAGACGCACATCACTCATGCAGGCCACCGTAGTTCCCCGCTCCGGCCCCGACCGATAACAAACGAGGCGCTCCGACATTGACCAGCGGAGGATCCCCTACAGGACATGTCTCACAGGTCGGATGCGGTCGACTCCTTGGTTAGTCAGTCGCATACGACGCCTGCCGACGCCAAAATGCAGCCGCTCGCGGGCGCGACGGGCACCACACCTTCAGCCGCCGTCGTGGGGCGTGAAGAACTCGAGGGCGATCTCGTCTGGATCCGTGAAACTGAGCGCCGATCCGTACGACACATCGACGATGCTGCTGTGTGCGATGCCGTGATCGGTGAGGTGCTCGGCCCAGAGCTCCAACTCCTCGCGGCTGTCGACGGCGAAGCCGAGGTGGTCAAGGCCCGGCTGGAACGGGGTGAAGGTCCCCGTCGCGGTCGGGTCGTGCTGAGTGAGGCCGAGGTTCGTCCCACCCGGGAGCGCGAAGAGCTCGCGGCGGAGGTCGTGGCCGTCCAGCTGCGCCGTGGGCGGTGCCCCAAGGACACGCTCGTAGAACGCGACGCTGACCTCGAGGTCGCGGACCGTGAGAGCGAGGTGGTGGATTCCCGAAAAGCGCGGCATGCCGTCAGTCAACTCGATCCGGCGGCATCCGACGAGACCGATGCCACTCAGGGGATGGCCAAGCGGTTCGCTCCCGGGCATGCACCGGTGATAGCCGGGCAAGACCGGCCCCCTGCGCCATTGGTGATGACGCGGATACGACCGCGGTGCCGTCAGGACGCGTGCCGCGCCGTCCACGCCCGGAACGGTGCGGTCGCGTCCTCGGCATGGCCGCGCGCGGACAGGAGGGCGCGCTCGGCGATCGACTTGGCGTACTCGTCGTAGAACGTGTCGAGGCTCATGAGACGGTTGCCGTCCTCGTAGTGCTCGCCTTCCTCCTCGCGCGACACGGCGTAGACGACGCGGTCTGGCTGGGCGTAGTACAGGGCTCCCAGGCACATCGGGCACGGGTACGCGGTGACATAGGCATCGAATCCGCGGAGGTCCGTGATGCCCTGCTCCGCGGCGAGGCGGATGGCCCGGATCTCGGCATGCGCCGTGGGGTCCCCGGTCTGCGCCACATGGTTGTCGGCGGCGACCACGATCACGCCGTCCTTCACGAGCAGGCAGGAGAACGGCTTACCACCCGCGTCCACGTTCTCCTGAGCACGCCGAATCGTCATAGCGGTGAAGGTGTCATCCCGTAGCTCCATGTGATCGAAGCTACGCCCGTATGATCGTGCTCCTCCTCGCGAGGCGCAGCAGCCCGCCACTGCGCACGACGACATTCCCGGCACCACCGAGTGACGCGACCACCGCGCTCACCGCTAGCGCGAGCCGCGTCCTTCAGGAGATGGGCCCATGCATGCCGTCCCTCGACAGGCACGATCGGCCTGATCTCACGCTCCTGGCGATCGGGTCCGTTCCGATGGGGTCGTGCCCCATCCGTCGCGACCGGAGCGGACCGACACGGAGCTTGAGATCCAGTGAGCCCGCCTGCTGGGTCGCCGCGTGCGCCGAGCAAACGAGCCTACGGAGAGCGACCGGTCGAGACGCCGGACGAGGAGGACGACATGCACGCCCGAATCCGCGGGTGGCGCCGGATAGCGGCAGCCCAGCACAGGGGAATTCACGGTGACGAGCGAGAGATAACGCTCAGTGCGGTGACTGTGGCGTCGCGGCTCAACAACCGATTGTTCTCCCGACGTCCATGGGCAGCTGTGGCGTCCCGCGGATGCCTGGTGGGATCCTCGAGCATGGCGAGATGGATGAGAACCACCGTCCTCGGGCTCCTCGGAGTCGGCGTCCTCTCGGGCGCGCTGATCATCGTCGGGTGGAGCATCGACGAGACGCACTTCGAGCGACGGGACGTGGGCTTCGACCACCTGACCACACGGGTGGCCGCCCTGCCCGGTGTGGAGGTCCGCGATTCCGAACGGTGGGTCGAAGCGCCCACCTTCTCCGACGCGATGTCGCGCATCGACCTGGACGTCGATCCGGCGGGACTCTCCGAGCTCCTCGACGCGACATGCACGACGGAGTACCAGGGCACGGTCTCGTGGTCGGTGCGGATCGCCACCGATGAGGGGGCCTCCGTCTCCGCGCACACCGCCGGGACGCTGCCGTCTCGGACTGCCTCCTCGCCCACCTGCATCGACTTCGGATTCGACATAGAGCGGCTGACCGACGCGATCGGCGAGACGGTCCCCGGCATGGACATCCAGCCGATGATCGGGGATCGCGGTCAGTTCACGCTCGTCCAGACCGAGGAGGAGCCGGACGGACTCCTCTCGCTGCTCCCGCTCGTCACCCATGCCGACGATCTCCGGGAGGCCGCCGGGCTCCCCGACGACGTGCCCGTCGAGATCAACGGGGCGGCGCTCGGCGTGACCGCCGATCCCGGCGACCACGACCGGTACGCGATCCTGCTCTGCGACCTCGTCAAGGAGCACGACGTCACCGCCTTCTGGGCGGACGATGGGGTATCTCGGATCGACGGAGTGGCCACGGTCCAGATCGTCGCGCCGGAGCAAGAGCAGACCGCGGTCCGGGAGCGCATCTCTGCCTCCGCCCTGCCGCTCAACGGCTGGGAGGTGCAGTTCCTGCTCCCCGAGCCGACCGGTCGTGGGGAGAACTAGGGCCTCGCCACCGAGGCCATCCGAATGGCCGCTCCCACCGAGGGGACGCCACTGCCGTCAGTCACGCTGACACTGCGTGGACACCGATCCCCTCGGACGCCCGGAGTCCGGGTGACTCCGCAGCTGCCGTGCAGGCGCCTGGCTATGCTCTAGGAGGTGGGCGGAGCGCGCTCCTCGCCCGCCCGCTCGCTCGCTCGTCTGCGGTGCGCTCGCCCGTGGAGCGGAGGGGGTCGTGGTGGTGGCTGGTCGCCCGGGCCTCAAGCAGGTCGCCGCTATCGCGGGCGTCTCGCACATGACCGTCTCTCGTGTGTTGAATGGGCACCCCAACATCAAGGACTCGACGCGCCAGAAGGTGCTGAAGGCGGTCGACGAGCTGAACTACCGCCCCAACGTGGCGGCCCGATCGCTCGTCACGCAACGCACGGACCGCATCGGGGTGATGGTTGAGAGCGGTGCGGAGTTCGGCCCGTCCAGCACGCTCCGCGCCATCGAACGGGCGGCGCGCGAGAAGGGCTACTCCGTCACGTCTGTCGCCGTGCACAACGACCGGGACATGACCCCGCTCGACGCCATCGAGCACCTGACAGGCCTGGGGATCGACGCCCTCTGCGTGATCGCGCCGCGCTCGTCGTCGGTGGCGGCCCTGCGCACAGTCGACATCGGCATCCCGACGCTCGTGGTGAAGTCAGAGAAGGATCCGACCTTCCTCACGGTCTCGGTCGACCAGCAGGCGGGCATGGCGGAGGCCGTCGATCATCTGGCGTCGCTCGGTCATCGCGACGTCCTGCACCTTGCCGGTCCGCTCGACTGGCTCGATGCTCGCTCCCGGGAACGGGCGTTCCATTCGCGGGCGAAGTCCTGGGGCATGCGGGAGCGCCCGATCGTGATCGGCGACTGGACCCCGGACTCCGGCTACGACTTCGCCGCCAGCCTCACCACCCTCCCGGACTTCACGGCGATGGTCGTCGCCAACGACGAGATGGCCCTCGGCGTGATCCACGGACTCGTCGAACGCGGCATCCGCGTACCCCAGGACGTCAGCATCATCGGCTTCGACGATCTGCCGACCGCGCGCCACATGCTCCCGCCCTTGACGACGATCCGGCAGGACTTCGACAAGCTGGGGACGGCAGTCGCGGAGGTCATCCACGCCCGGATCCGCGGGGAGGAGATCCCCCAGCGCACCCGCATCGCGACGCAGCTGGTTATCCGGGAATCGACCGCACCCCCACGGCCGGGCTCGGCCTAGGGGTCGATCTCCTTTCCCGTCGCGTAGCATCGGCACCCCGCGCGGTGACCCGATGCCGCGCCGCACACGACCGGAGGACGGAACGTGGCCACGCAGTCGAGGACGACTCCGGGATCTCCGCACCCCGTCGTCGAGATGGTCGGGATCCATGTGGACTTCGATTCGGGTCCCGCTCTCTCGGGGGCGAGTCTCAGCCTGGTACCCGGGGAGATCCACGGGCTCCTGGGCGGGAACGGCGCCGGCAAGTCGACGCTCATCAAGACGCTCACCGGAGTCCATCGTCCCCGTGCCGGCGTGATCACGATCGACGGGGTCGAGCGTGCTTTCTCTGGGCCGGCTGATGCGAGATCGGCCGGCATCTCGGCGGTGTTCCAGGATGAACGACTGACGGACAACCTCAGCATCGGCGAGAACATGATGCTCGGACACGAGCTTCGCGGCGGGTTCGGAATCTCATGGTCCCGCACCCACCAGCGCGCGGCCGAGATGCTCGGCGAGCTCGGTCTCGGCGATCTCGATACCCGACTCCCTCTCCGATCGCTCTCCCCCGCGCTGCGCCAGCTCGTGGCGATCAGCCGCGCCATGGTGGACCGGCCCCGTGTCCTCCTGCTCGACGAACCGACGTCGAGCCTCGACGCCGGCGACGTCGCCCGCCTCTTCGCCGTGCTACGGAGGCTCCGAGACGGAGGCGTGGCCATCCTCTTCGTGTCTCACTTCCTCGAGCAGGTCCTCAGCTTGAGCGACCGGATCACGGTGCTGCGGGACGGCAGCACGGTCGGCGAGTATCCCGCGCGATCGATGGACCGAGCCGAGCTGATCGCCAAGATGATCGGGAAGGACATCGACGCGCTCCGCAAGATCGGCTCCGACCGCCGCGAACATCGGCGACAGCCCGTCGGTCCCCCGTTCTACCAGGCAGTGGCCCTCGGCCGCCGGGGAGCCGTCGCACCGACTGACCTGGAGCTGCACCGAGGCGAGATCGTCGGCTTCGCCGGCTTACGAGGATCAGGTCGCACGGAGCTGGCCTCGCTCCTGAGCGGCGTGGAACGCGCCGACTCGGGCCGAATCCTCATCGACGGCGAACTCACGCCGATGATCGGACCGATCGCCGGTCTCCGGAACCGGGTCGCGCACGCGAGCGAGGACCGTCTCGAGGACGGGATCATCGGCGATCTGTCGCTCCGAGAGAACATCGTGCTCGGCATCCAGGCCCGTCGTGGGTGGTCTCACCCGCTCTCGTCCGCTGAGAGCGACGACATGGTCAGCATGTACATCGAGGTGCTCGACATCAGGCCGGCCGACCCGGACATTCCCGTCAAGTTCCTCTCGGGAGGCAACCAGCAGAAGGTGGTCCTCGCACGCTGCCTGGCGACCCGGCCGCGCGTGCTCGTGCTGGACGAACCGGGCCGTGGGATCGACATGGCCGCGAAGGTCGACATCCAGGCCCACATCTCGCAGCTCGCGAAGGAGGGCATCGCCGTCGTCTACATCTCGTCGGAGCTTGAGGAGGTCGTCCGCTTGAGCGACCGCATCGTCGTGTTCAAGGACCGCGAGAAGATCGGCGAGGTCAGCAACGGACCGGGACTGACAGTCGACACGGTCGTCGAGATGATCGCGGCGGACTCCGATCCTGACGTCGACGAGGACTCGGAAGATCCATGGTGAAGATTGCATTGCATCACGCGGATTGTTCACGGTAACATTCCGATCATGACGCGACCCCCTCGCGCCTGACTGCACAGCCACCACATCACCTCGGCTCTGGACGCTCCTGATACAGGATCGCCGGACCGAACCCCATCCCGGGCGCGATCCGTCGTGCCCGCGGTCTCAAGGAGGAGACACATGCTCACGAAGAGGCACATCAGCAAGGTCCTGGTTTCCACAGCCCTCGGAGCGATGGCGTTGGGCCTCGCGGGCTGCTCCGCAGGCGACTCCGGCGCTGGCGGCGATGGTGACCTGACGACCATCGGATTCGTCGCCGTCGGCCCCGAGGGCGCATGGCGTCAGGCGAACGAGGGCAACATCGAGGACACCTTCACCAAGGAGGCCGGCTACGACCTGAAGTACGCCCCGGCCACCAACGGCGACCAGAAGTCGCAGATCGACTCGTTCACGTCGTTCGTGGACGAGGGCGTCGACCTCATCCTGCTCTCCGCCACGGAGGGCTCGGGCTGGGAGGACTCCCTGCAGCGCGCCCAGGAGGCCGAGATCCCGGTCATCCTGATCGACCGCGGCATCGAGCCGGACAACACCGACCTCTACACCACGCGCATCGCGCCCGACAACATCGCGGTGAGCACCTCCGTCGCGGACTGGGCCGAGTCCACCTTCCCCGACGGCGGGAACTACTTCACGCTCGAGGGACCCGCGGGCGTCTCGGTCGTCAACGAGCGCAACGAGGGCTGGAACGACGTCATCGGCGCCGATTCCAAGTTCGTGAAGCTCGGTGCCCAGACCGCCAACTGGTCGACCGAGGAGGCCAAGAGCGTCTTCGAGACCGTCCTCAAGTCGAACAACAACGACGTGCAGCTCGTCTTCGCCCAGAACGACGAGATGGGCCTCGGCGCCATCCAGGCTGTCCAGGAGGCCGGCCTCACCCCCGGGACCGACGTCAAGATCGCCACGATCGACGGCACCTCCAGCGCGCTGAAGGCCCTTGCCGACGGCCAGCTCAACTTCGTCGCCGAGTACAACCCGCTGTTCGGGGACACCGCCCTCGACGCAGTCGAGAAGACGCTCGCCGGTGAGACGGTCGACTCCTCGATCGTCGTCCCGAGCGAGACCTTCGACTCGCCCGAGGTCGCCGCCGAGGTCCTGCCCGACCGCAAGTTCTAGGGCACGATCGCGCGACTCAGCGCACCCCACCCCCTCGGATCACGCGGGTCCGGACCATCTCCGGCCCCGCGTGATCCGCTCCATAGGCGTCCCCGCTCCGGTCCGCCCTGCTCCACTACGGAAGGACGCGACATGATCGCCTCACCTCCGATCGTCAAGATGAAGAACATCTCGATCAGCTTCCCCGGCGTCAAGGCGCTCGACGGCGTCGACTTCCGCCTCTTCCCGGGCGAAGTCCATACGCTCATGGGCGAGAACGGCGCCGGCAAGTCGACGCTCATCAAGGCACTGACCGGCGTCTACCGCATCGACAGCGGCGAGATCGTCATCGGCGGTTCACCGCGACGCCTCACCGGCACCGCCGACGCCCAGGCCGCCGGCATCTCCACCGTCTACCAAGAGGTCAACCTCGTCTCCAACCTCTCCATCGGGGAGAACGTCATGCTCGGCTACGAGGTCCGCGGCAGGTTCGGCATCGACTGGAAGGCCACGCACGCGGCTGCCGAGGTCGCCCTCGCCAAGCTCGGACTGGATCACCTCAACACCCGCCACTCCCTCTCGACCCTCTCGATCGCCATGCAGCAGCTCGTCGCGATCAGCCGCTCCACGGTGAGCGACTCGAAGGTCCTGATCCTCGACGAGCCGACCTCGAGCCTGGACGCCAACGAGGTGGAGAACCTCTTCGTGGTCATCCGGCGCCTGCGGTCCGAGGGCGTCGCGATCCTGTTCGTGTCGCACTTCCTCGACCAGGTCTACGCGATCAGCGACCGTCTCACCGTGCTGCGCAACGGGAAGTACATCGGCGAGTACCTCACCACCGAGCTCGACCGCACCTCGCTCATCTCCAAGATGATCGGCAAGGACATTGCAGCGCTGCGCTCCCTCGATGCCGAACGTGAGGGTAGCGACCACCTCT includes these proteins:
- a CDS encoding putative quinol monooxygenase, with the protein product MSDVRLTGQLVCKNCEERDLVVQNLPQHVKLTRAEPGCLAFEVTQTIDPLVWRVEEHFEGEEVFRAHQARVASSEWGRITSLIERRYVVEGLSR
- a CDS encoding VOC family protein, which encodes MPGSEPLGHPLSGIGLVGCRRIELTDGMPRFSGIHHLALTVRDLEVSVAFYERVLGAPPTAQLDGHDLRRELFALPGGTNLGLTQHDPTATGTFTPFQPGLDHLGFAVDSREELELWAEHLTDHGIAHSSIVDVSYGSALSFTDPDEIALEFFTPHDGG
- a CDS encoding nucleoside deaminase, translating into MELRDDTFTAMTIRRAQENVDAGGKPFSCLLVKDGVIVVAADNHVAQTGDPTAHAEIRAIRLAAEQGITDLRGFDAYVTAYPCPMCLGALYYAQPDRVVYAVSREEEGEHYEDGNRLMSLDTFYDEYAKSIAERALLSARGHAEDATAPFRAWTARHAS
- a CDS encoding LacI family DNA-binding transcriptional regulator produces the protein MVAGRPGLKQVAAIAGVSHMTVSRVLNGHPNIKDSTRQKVLKAVDELNYRPNVAARSLVTQRTDRIGVMVESGAEFGPSSTLRAIERAAREKGYSVTSVAVHNDRDMTPLDAIEHLTGLGIDALCVIAPRSSSVAALRTVDIGIPTLVVKSEKDPTFLTVSVDQQAGMAEAVDHLASLGHRDVLHLAGPLDWLDARSRERAFHSRAKSWGMRERPIVIGDWTPDSGYDFAASLTTLPDFTAMVVANDEMALGVIHGLVERGIRVPQDVSIIGFDDLPTARHMLPPLTTIRQDFDKLGTAVAEVIHARIRGEEIPQRTRIATQLVIRESTAPPRPGSA
- a CDS encoding sugar ABC transporter ATP-binding protein: MATQSRTTPGSPHPVVEMVGIHVDFDSGPALSGASLSLVPGEIHGLLGGNGAGKSTLIKTLTGVHRPRAGVITIDGVERAFSGPADARSAGISAVFQDERLTDNLSIGENMMLGHELRGGFGISWSRTHQRAAEMLGELGLGDLDTRLPLRSLSPALRQLVAISRAMVDRPRVLLLDEPTSSLDAGDVARLFAVLRRLRDGGVAILFVSHFLEQVLSLSDRITVLRDGSTVGEYPARSMDRAELIAKMIGKDIDALRKIGSDRREHRRQPVGPPFYQAVALGRRGAVAPTDLELHRGEIVGFAGLRGSGRTELASLLSGVERADSGRILIDGELTPMIGPIAGLRNRVAHASEDRLEDGIIGDLSLRENIVLGIQARRGWSHPLSSAESDDMVSMYIEVLDIRPADPDIPVKFLSGGNQQKVVLARCLATRPRVLVLDEPGRGIDMAAKVDIQAHISQLAKEGIAVVYISSELEEVVRLSDRIVVFKDREKIGEVSNGPGLTVDTVVEMIAADSDPDVDEDSEDPW
- a CDS encoding ABC transporter substrate-binding protein, which produces MLTKRHISKVLVSTALGAMALGLAGCSAGDSGAGGDGDLTTIGFVAVGPEGAWRQANEGNIEDTFTKEAGYDLKYAPATNGDQKSQIDSFTSFVDEGVDLILLSATEGSGWEDSLQRAQEAEIPVILIDRGIEPDNTDLYTTRIAPDNIAVSTSVADWAESTFPDGGNYFTLEGPAGVSVVNERNEGWNDVIGADSKFVKLGAQTANWSTEEAKSVFETVLKSNNNDVQLVFAQNDEMGLGAIQAVQEAGLTPGTDVKIATIDGTSSALKALADGQLNFVAEYNPLFGDTALDAVEKTLAGETVDSSIVVPSETFDSPEVAAEVLPDRKF